The Streptomyces sp. NBC_01268 genome window below encodes:
- a CDS encoding glutamate--cysteine ligase, with the protein MRTVGVEEELLLVSATTGAPIAVSSAVLAALALGGDEHARGVFEKELHQEQLEFATRPLSDMRELRTEIVRWRGEAARHAKEAGAGVAALATSPLPVEPSRNLGRRYRWMAEQFALTTQEQLTCGCHVHVSVESDEEGVGVLDRIRPWLYLLNAISGNSPFWGGQDSGYSSYRSRVWNRWPSAGPYEPFGSAEGYHEQVRDMLATGVLRDKGMIYFDARLSHSYPTVEIRVADVCLDVDTTVLVATLARGLVETAARAWREGAPPARVPVGVLRLASWRAARSGLRGPLLDPRTLRETPAEAALEVLLDHTDAALRACGDRDRAHRTLAALITRGGGAQRQRELHRDGRDLVEVVRECVRITADADA; encoded by the coding sequence ATGCGCACCGTCGGAGTCGAAGAGGAACTGCTGCTCGTCAGCGCCACGACCGGGGCGCCGATCGCCGTCTCGTCCGCGGTGCTCGCCGCCCTGGCGCTCGGCGGTGACGAACACGCGCGGGGCGTCTTCGAGAAGGAGCTGCACCAGGAGCAGCTGGAATTCGCCACCCGTCCCCTGAGCGACATGCGCGAACTGCGCACCGAGATCGTCCGGTGGCGCGGTGAGGCCGCCCGCCACGCGAAGGAGGCGGGGGCGGGGGTCGCCGCCCTGGCGACCTCGCCGCTGCCCGTGGAGCCCTCCAGGAACCTCGGCCGCCGCTACCGCTGGATGGCGGAACAGTTCGCCCTCACCACGCAGGAACAGCTGACCTGCGGGTGTCACGTCCACGTGTCCGTGGAGTCCGACGAGGAGGGCGTCGGCGTGCTGGACCGGATCCGGCCCTGGCTGTACCTCCTCAACGCGATCAGCGGCAACTCGCCGTTCTGGGGCGGCCAGGACAGCGGGTACAGCAGCTACCGGAGCCGCGTCTGGAACCGGTGGCCGTCCGCCGGGCCGTACGAGCCGTTCGGCAGCGCCGAGGGCTATCACGAGCAGGTGCGCGACATGCTGGCCACCGGTGTCCTGCGCGACAAGGGTATGATCTACTTCGACGCCCGGCTCTCCCACAGCTACCCCACCGTGGAGATCCGCGTCGCCGACGTCTGTCTGGACGTGGACACCACCGTGCTGGTGGCGACCCTCGCCCGCGGCCTCGTCGAGACCGCCGCCCGCGCCTGGCGCGAGGGCGCGCCGCCCGCCCGCGTCCCGGTGGGCGTGCTGCGGCTCGCGTCCTGGCGGGCCGCCCGGTCCGGACTCCGCGGGCCGTTGCTCGACCCCCGCACCCTGCGCGAGACTCCGGCCGAGGCGGCCCTGGAGGTCCTGCTCGACCACACCGACGCGGCCCTGCGCGCCTGCGGCGACCGCGACCGGGCGCATCGGACCCTGGCGGCCCTGATCACCCGCGGCGGCGGCGCACAGCGACAGCGCGAACTCCACCGGGACGGCCGGGACCTCGTTGAGGTGGTTCGGGAGTGCGTACGGATCACGGCCGACGCCGACGCCTGA
- a CDS encoding GH1 family beta-glucosidase encodes MTWSPYAATDDEAVIGLLPPDFRLGAATSAFQIEGAAAEDGRTPSIWDTFCRVPGAVADGDTGDVACDHYHRMPEDVALLAALGLDSYRFSVSWSRVQPGGRGPANPAGLAFYDRLVDELLDRGVTPWLTLYHWDLPQELQDAGGWPTRDTAFRFADYAELVHARLGDRVTHWTTLNEPFCSAVLGHVEGVHAPGGRSLADGVRAVHHLHLAHGLAVQRLRAAARRPLDLAVTHLLGTSGPATDSAADREAARRADAFGFRFYLDPILRGRYPRDLIEDLAAHRIEIPVRAGDLEVIAAPIDTLGVNYYRSMRSSGVDEHGSAAGARGLPVTRALPHGGLPVTGLGWEVMPHDLTDLLLRVARDYPGTPMIVTENGAAYDDQPDADGFVDDAARTAYLSAHLAAVSRARTAGADVRGYFVWSLLDNFEWAYGYAGRFGIVRVDRGTQSRTPKRSALWLRDTARRVRRRSVDRGARTGTDADTGTVRRRRRP; translated from the coding sequence ATGACGTGGAGCCCGTACGCCGCGACCGACGACGAGGCCGTGATCGGCCTCCTGCCCCCGGACTTCCGGCTCGGCGCCGCCACCTCCGCCTTCCAGATCGAGGGTGCCGCCGCCGAGGACGGCCGCACCCCCTCCATCTGGGACACCTTCTGCCGCGTGCCCGGCGCCGTCGCGGACGGCGACACCGGCGACGTGGCCTGCGACCACTACCACCGCATGCCCGAGGACGTGGCCCTCCTCGCCGCGCTCGGCCTCGACAGCTACCGCTTCTCCGTCTCGTGGTCCCGGGTCCAGCCCGGCGGGCGGGGCCCGGCGAACCCGGCGGGACTCGCCTTCTACGACCGTCTGGTCGACGAGCTCCTCGACCGCGGCGTCACGCCCTGGCTGACCCTCTACCACTGGGACCTGCCCCAGGAGCTCCAGGACGCCGGCGGCTGGCCGACCCGTGACACCGCCTTCCGGTTCGCCGACTACGCCGAGCTCGTCCACGCCCGCCTCGGCGACCGCGTCACCCACTGGACCACGCTCAACGAGCCGTTCTGCTCGGCGGTCCTCGGCCATGTCGAGGGCGTCCACGCGCCGGGCGGCCGCTCCCTCGCCGACGGCGTCCGGGCCGTCCACCACCTGCACCTCGCGCACGGCCTCGCCGTCCAGCGGCTGCGCGCCGCCGCCCGCCGACCGCTCGACCTCGCCGTCACCCACCTCCTGGGCACCAGCGGCCCCGCCACGGACTCCGCCGCCGACCGTGAGGCGGCCCGCCGGGCCGACGCCTTCGGCTTCCGCTTCTACCTCGACCCGATCCTGCGCGGCCGCTATCCGCGGGACCTGATCGAGGACCTCGCCGCCCACCGGATCGAGATCCCCGTCCGCGCCGGCGACCTGGAGGTCATCGCCGCCCCCATCGACACCCTCGGCGTCAACTACTATCGCTCGATGCGCAGTTCGGGCGTGGACGAGCACGGCTCGGCCGCCGGCGCCCGCGGCCTCCCCGTCACCCGGGCCCTCCCGCACGGCGGCCTCCCGGTCACCGGCCTCGGCTGGGAGGTCATGCCCCACGACCTCACCGACCTGCTCCTGCGCGTCGCACGCGACTACCCCGGCACCCCGATGATCGTCACGGAGAACGGCGCCGCCTACGACGACCAGCCGGACGCCGACGGCTTCGTCGACGACGCGGCGCGCACCGCCTACCTCTCCGCCCACCTGGCGGCCGTCTCCCGGGCCCGTACCGCCGGAGCCGACGTGCGGGGCTACTTCGTCTGGTCCCTGCTCGACAACTTCGAATGGGCGTACGGCTACGCGGGCCGCTTCGGCATCGTGCGCGTCGACCGCGGGACCCAGTCCCGCACGCCCAAACGCAGCGCCCTCTGGCTGCGTGACACGGCGCGACGGGTTCGGCGCCGCAGCGTGGACCGGGGTGCGCGTACGGGCACAGATGCGGACACGGGCACCGTCAGGCGTCGGCGTCGGCCGTGA
- a CDS encoding DUF1996 domain-containing protein gives MRIRGRTLSALLLATALGVSALSVDAVTAAGGTTARGGAPAAAPHLGHAMAASALPSGDDPDGDGYIPANPPVTGVTPSQEVPPPAYFHEFQANCAAGHSAPDDPIVYPGQPGASHDHTFLGNTTTNAHSVTATLVDRPTTCNAPADASAYWMPSLFDGDRKVLPVGPQVIYYKSGVTDYRSVRPFPKGLRFVVGSPTQSAEEFRAHDGWVEGWECGDSFKNVDFPAHCPAGTQLNIRMQSPSCWDGRYLDTPDHRSHMAYPVVKPGTNDDVCPPSHPVAVPMVEFKMAFPVAGDMARVRLSSGSGHSFHYDFFNAWEDRTLKALVDHCVVGGLQCDARGYDQNQPGRGAVLGADYRLP, from the coding sequence ATGAGAATCCGCGGCCGTACCCTGTCCGCCTTACTGCTCGCCACCGCCCTGGGCGTGTCCGCCCTCTCCGTCGACGCCGTCACGGCAGCCGGTGGCACGACCGCCCGCGGCGGCGCCCCGGCCGCCGCCCCGCACCTCGGGCACGCCATGGCCGCCTCCGCCCTGCCCTCCGGGGACGACCCGGACGGCGACGGCTACATCCCCGCGAACCCGCCCGTCACCGGGGTCACTCCCTCCCAGGAAGTGCCGCCCCCGGCCTACTTCCACGAGTTCCAGGCCAACTGTGCCGCCGGCCACAGCGCGCCGGACGACCCGATCGTCTACCCGGGGCAGCCCGGCGCCTCGCACGACCACACGTTCCTGGGCAACACCACCACGAACGCCCACTCCGTCACGGCGACGCTCGTCGACCGCCCGACCACCTGCAACGCACCGGCCGACGCCTCCGCGTACTGGATGCCCTCGCTGTTCGACGGCGACCGGAAGGTCCTGCCCGTCGGCCCGCAGGTCATCTACTACAAGTCGGGGGTCACCGACTACCGGAGCGTGCGGCCCTTCCCGAAAGGGCTGCGGTTCGTCGTCGGCAGCCCCACCCAGTCCGCCGAGGAGTTCCGCGCCCATGACGGCTGGGTCGAGGGGTGGGAGTGCGGCGACAGCTTCAAGAACGTCGACTTCCCCGCTCACTGCCCGGCCGGCACCCAGCTCAACATCCGCATGCAGTCCCCGAGTTGCTGGGACGGCCGGTACCTCGACACCCCCGACCACCGGAGCCACATGGCGTACCCCGTGGTCAAGCCCGGCACCAACGACGACGTCTGCCCGCCGTCGCACCCCGTGGCCGTGCCGATGGTCGAGTTCAAGATGGCCTTCCCGGTCGCCGGCGACATGGCACGGGTGCGGCTCTCCAGTGGCAGCGGCCACTCCTTCCACTACGACTTCTTCAACGCATGGGAGGACCGCACCCTGAAGGCCCTCGTCGACCACTGCGTCGTGGGCGGCCTCCAGTGCGACGCCCGCGGCTACGACCAGAACCAGCCCGGACGCGGAGCCGTCCTGGGCGCCGACTACCGCCTGCCCTGA
- a CDS encoding discoidin domain-containing protein, giving the protein MSAHTPTAPRRHRLARTTAPLVSLVSLGALLAASLTALTAAPAGAAPALLSQGRPVTASSEEGPFAPGAVVDGDLTGTRWASQWSDAQWIRIDLGRRADLSRAVLTWEAAYGSAYDIQLSDNGTDWHTVTSVTAGDGGTDDLTLSGTGRYVRMNGLRRGTGYGYSLWEFQVYGTPADEPPAPGGAVRVTGTQGDWQLTAGGQPYTVKGVTWGPAVADAARYMPDVKAMGVNTLRTWGTDGGTKPLLDTAAAHGIRVINGFWLQPGGGPGSGGCVNYVTDTAYRSTMLDEVAKWVETYRSHPATLMWNVGNESVLGLQNCYGGAELEAQRNAYTTFVNDVAKKIHTIDPDHPVTSTDAWTGAWPYYRRNAPDLDLYSMNAYGDICGVRQDWTDGGYTKPYLITETGPAGEWETPKDANGVADEPTDVQKAEGYTRAWNCVTGHRGVALGATVFHYGTEHDFGGVWFNLLPDGLKRLSYYAVKKAYSGSTAGDNTPPVIGGMSVTPSGSAPAGGEFTVRADVRDPDGDPVTTRIFLSGNYADGDKRLVEVTRRTLPDGAFAVTAPQKLGVWKVYVQAEDGHGNAGIEARSVRVVAPPVAGTNIALGRPTTASSSQSSYGDCPCPPERATDGNAATRWASDWSDPQWIRVDLGSVRSFSRLQLVWDPAYARAYEVQVSDDGATWRTVHTTTAGDGDVDTIDAAATARHVRLRLTARATGWGYSLYELGIYA; this is encoded by the coding sequence ATGTCCGCGCACACTCCGACGGCACCACGTCGTCACCGGCTTGCCCGCACGACAGCGCCCCTCGTCTCGCTCGTCTCCCTCGGCGCCCTGCTCGCCGCCTCCCTCACCGCCCTCACCGCCGCCCCCGCCGGCGCGGCGCCCGCCCTGCTCTCCCAGGGCAGGCCCGTCACCGCGTCCTCCGAGGAGGGCCCCTTCGCCCCGGGCGCCGTCGTCGACGGCGACCTCACCGGCACCCGCTGGGCCAGCCAGTGGAGCGACGCCCAGTGGATCCGGATCGACCTGGGCCGGCGCGCCGACCTCAGCCGGGCCGTCCTGACCTGGGAGGCCGCCTACGGCAGTGCGTACGACATCCAGCTCTCCGACAACGGCACGGACTGGCACACGGTGACCTCCGTGACCGCCGGGGACGGAGGCACCGACGACCTCACGCTCTCCGGCACCGGCCGCTACGTCCGGATGAACGGTCTCCGCCGGGGCACCGGATACGGCTACTCCCTGTGGGAGTTCCAGGTGTACGGCACCCCCGCCGACGAGCCGCCCGCGCCCGGCGGGGCGGTCCGGGTCACCGGCACCCAGGGCGACTGGCAGCTGACCGCGGGCGGCCAGCCGTACACCGTCAAGGGCGTCACCTGGGGTCCGGCCGTCGCGGACGCCGCCCGCTACATGCCCGACGTGAAGGCGATGGGCGTCAACACCCTCCGCACCTGGGGCACCGACGGCGGCACGAAACCCCTGCTCGACACGGCGGCCGCGCACGGCATCCGCGTCATCAACGGCTTCTGGCTGCAGCCGGGCGGCGGTCCCGGCTCCGGCGGCTGCGTGAACTACGTGACCGACACCGCGTACAGGAGCACCATGCTCGACGAGGTCGCGAAGTGGGTCGAGACGTACCGGTCCCACCCCGCGACGCTCATGTGGAACGTCGGCAACGAGTCCGTCCTCGGCCTCCAGAACTGTTACGGCGGCGCCGAGCTCGAAGCGCAGCGCAACGCGTACACCACCTTCGTCAACGACGTCGCCAAGAAGATCCACACCATCGACCCCGACCACCCCGTGACCTCCACGGACGCCTGGACCGGCGCCTGGCCGTACTACCGGCGCAACGCGCCGGACCTGGACCTGTACTCGATGAACGCCTACGGCGACATCTGCGGCGTGCGCCAGGACTGGACGGACGGCGGCTACACCAAGCCGTACCTCATCACCGAGACCGGCCCGGCCGGCGAGTGGGAGACGCCGAAGGACGCCAACGGGGTCGCCGACGAGCCCACGGACGTGCAGAAGGCCGAGGGCTACACCCGCGCCTGGAACTGCGTCACCGGACACCGGGGCGTGGCCCTCGGCGCCACCGTCTTCCACTACGGCACCGAGCACGACTTCGGCGGGGTCTGGTTCAACCTCCTGCCCGACGGCCTCAAGCGCCTCTCGTACTACGCGGTGAAGAAGGCGTACAGCGGCAGCACCGCGGGCGACAACACACCACCGGTGATCGGCGGGATGAGCGTGACGCCCTCCGGATCCGCCCCGGCGGGCGGCGAGTTCACCGTCCGCGCCGACGTCCGCGACCCCGACGGCGACCCCGTCACCACCCGGATCTTCCTCAGCGGGAACTACGCCGACGGCGACAAGCGGCTCGTCGAGGTCACCCGACGCACCCTCCCCGACGGCGCGTTCGCCGTCACCGCGCCGCAGAAGCTGGGCGTGTGGAAGGTGTACGTCCAGGCCGAGGACGGGCACGGCAACGCCGGGATCGAGGCCCGGTCCGTCCGGGTCGTCGCGCCGCCCGTCGCGGGCACGAACATCGCCCTCGGCCGCCCCACCACCGCCTCCTCCTCCCAGTCCTCGTACGGCGACTGCCCCTGCCCGCCCGAGCGTGCCACCGACGGGAACGCCGCCACCCGCTGGGCGAGCGACTGGAGCGACCCGCAGTGGATCCGGGTCGACCTCGGATCCGTGCGCTCCTTCAGCCGGCTCCAGCTGGTCTGGGACCCGGCCTACGCGCGGGCCTACGAGGTCCAGGTGTCCGACGACGGGGCGACCTGGCGCACCGTCCACACCACGACCGCCGGCGACGGCGACGTCGACACGATCGACGCGGCCGCCACCGCCCGCCACGTACGCCTCCGGCTCACCGCCCGGGCCACCGGCTGGGGCTACTCGCTGTACGAACTCGGCATCTACGCCTGA
- a CDS encoding discoidin domain-containing protein — translation MSSVGSPPAFRRPVPAVRRTTVGALVASLAGGLLAVVPAATASAAPALLSQGKPATASSTEGPFTAGGAVDGDLAGTRWASDWTDAQWLQVDLGQSATLSGAVLTWEAAYGKSYQIQASENGTDWRTVTTVTGGDGGTDDIALSGTGRYVRMNGLVRGTAWGYSLWEFQVYGTPAGGGTPLPGGGDLGPNVHVVDPTTPNVQGQLDDVFRQQESAQFGNGRHAFLFKPGTYNGLNAQIGFYTQIAGLGVRPDDTTINGDVTVDAGWFNGNATQNFWRGAEGLALNPVNGTDRWAVAQASSFRRMHVKGGLNLAPNGYGWASGGYIADSKIDGQVGNYSQQQWYTRDSSIGGWSNSVWNQVFSGTEGAPAQAFPEPRYTTLDTTPVSREKPYLIWEDNQYKVFSPAKRTNARGTTWANGAPQGEKIPLSQFYVVKPGATAATLNQALAQGLHLLFTPGVYHVDRTIEVNRANTIVLGLGLATLVPDNGVTAMRVADVDGVRLAGFLLDAGPVNSPSLLEVGPQNAGADHAANPTTVQDVYVRVGGAGAGKATVGIIVNNDDTLVDHTWVWRADHGEGVGWETNRADYGVRVNGDDVLATGLFVEHFNKYDVEWYGDRGRTVFFQNEKAYDAPNQAAVQNGATKGYAAYRVDDSVTTHEGWGLGSYCYYNVDPTIRQDHGFKAPVKPGVRFHGLLTVSLGGNGQFNHVINDTGAPTEGTATVPSTVVSFP, via the coding sequence ATGTCTTCCGTCGGGTCCCCGCCGGCCTTCCGGCGCCCCGTCCCAGCCGTCCGACGGACCACCGTCGGCGCCCTCGTCGCCTCGCTCGCCGGCGGCCTCCTCGCGGTCGTCCCCGCCGCGACGGCCTCCGCCGCACCCGCCCTGCTCTCCCAGGGGAAGCCGGCCACCGCCTCCTCCACCGAAGGCCCGTTCACCGCGGGCGGCGCCGTCGACGGCGACCTCGCCGGGACCCGGTGGGCGAGCGACTGGACCGACGCCCAGTGGCTCCAGGTCGACCTCGGCCAGAGCGCCACGCTCAGCGGCGCCGTCCTGACCTGGGAGGCCGCCTACGGCAAGAGCTACCAGATCCAGGCCTCGGAGAACGGCACCGACTGGCGCACCGTCACCACGGTGACCGGCGGCGACGGCGGCACCGACGACATCGCCCTCTCCGGCACCGGCCGCTACGTCCGGATGAACGGCCTGGTCCGGGGCACCGCCTGGGGCTACTCCCTGTGGGAGTTCCAGGTGTACGGCACCCCGGCCGGCGGCGGCACGCCCCTTCCCGGCGGCGGCGACCTCGGCCCCAACGTGCACGTCGTCGACCCGACCACGCCGAACGTCCAGGGCCAGTTGGACGACGTCTTCCGGCAGCAGGAGTCGGCCCAGTTCGGCAACGGCCGGCACGCCTTCCTCTTCAAGCCGGGCACGTACAACGGCCTCAACGCCCAGATCGGCTTCTACACGCAGATCGCGGGTCTCGGCGTCCGCCCCGACGACACCACGATCAACGGCGACGTCACCGTCGACGCGGGCTGGTTCAACGGCAACGCCACCCAGAACTTCTGGCGCGGCGCCGAGGGCCTCGCCCTGAACCCGGTGAACGGCACGGACCGCTGGGCCGTCGCCCAGGCCTCGTCGTTCCGCCGCATGCACGTCAAGGGCGGGCTGAACCTGGCACCCAACGGCTACGGCTGGGCCAGCGGCGGCTACATCGCCGACTCGAAGATCGACGGCCAGGTCGGCAACTACTCGCAGCAGCAGTGGTACACCCGCGACAGCTCCATCGGCGGCTGGTCCAACTCCGTCTGGAACCAGGTCTTCTCCGGCACCGAGGGCGCCCCCGCGCAGGCCTTCCCCGAGCCGAGGTACACCACCCTCGACACCACCCCGGTCTCCCGCGAGAAGCCGTACCTGATCTGGGAGGACAACCAGTACAAGGTGTTCTCCCCGGCCAAGCGGACCAACGCCCGCGGCACCACCTGGGCGAACGGCGCGCCCCAGGGCGAGAAGATCCCGCTGAGCCAGTTCTACGTCGTCAAGCCCGGTGCCACCGCCGCCACCCTCAACCAGGCGCTCGCCCAGGGCCTGCACCTGCTGTTCACGCCCGGTGTCTACCACGTCGACCGGACGATCGAGGTGAACCGGGCGAACACGATCGTCCTCGGACTGGGCCTGGCCACGCTCGTCCCGGACAACGGGGTGACCGCGATGCGCGTCGCCGACGTCGACGGCGTCCGGCTCGCGGGCTTCCTGCTCGACGCGGGCCCGGTCAACTCGCCCTCGCTCCTGGAGGTCGGCCCGCAGAACGCCGGCGCCGACCACGCCGCCAACCCCACCACCGTGCAGGACGTCTACGTCCGGGTCGGCGGCGCGGGCGCCGGCAAGGCCACCGTCGGCATCATCGTCAACAACGACGACACCCTCGTGGACCACACCTGGGTCTGGCGGGCCGACCACGGCGAGGGCGTCGGCTGGGAGACCAACCGGGCCGACTACGGCGTCCGCGTCAACGGCGACGACGTGCTCGCCACGGGCCTGTTCGTGGAGCACTTCAACAAGTACGACGTCGAGTGGTACGGCGACCGCGGGCGCACCGTGTTCTTCCAGAACGAGAAGGCCTACGACGCCCCGAACCAGGCCGCCGTCCAGAACGGGGCCACCAAGGGGTACGCCGCCTACCGCGTCGACGACTCGGTGACCACCCACGAGGGCTGGGGGCTCGGCAGCTACTGCTACTACAACGTCGACCCGACGATCCGTCAGGACCACGGCTTCAAGGCCCCGGTGAAGCCCGGCGTGAGGTTCCACGGCCTGCTGACCGTCTCGCTCGGCGGCAACGGGCAGTTCAACCACGTCATCAACGACACCGGCGCCCCCACCGAGGGCACCGCGACCGTCCCCTCGACCGTCGTCAGCTTCCCCTGA
- a CDS encoding GH1 family beta-glucosidase: protein MSESTHHRTLDLGAFPADFAWGTATSAYQIEGAVAEDGRAPSIWDTFSHTPGKIDNADHGDTACDHYHRWPEDIALMKELGTDAYRMSIAWPRVLPGGDGPVNAAGLDFYDRLVDALLAADITPNVTLYHWDLPQALQDRGGWTERATAEHFAAYAAVVAGRLGDRVTRWATLNEPLCSAWIGHLEGRMAPGLTDLTAAVRASYHLLLGHGLATAAVRAAVPGARIGLVTNHSTIAPASTRPEDVAAARRADGHTNRWWLDPVYGRGFPADMRELYGVDLPERPGDAELIAAPLDWHGLNYYFPETVADDPAGPVPHARAVRLPDVPRTGMDWQIDAGGLEAFLLRLTEEYGVRELYVTENGCAFPDTVGPDGQVHDPDRTRYLEQHLAACARAVRKGAPLAGYYAWSLLDNFEWAYGYDKRFGLVHVDYATQRRTVKTSGRRYAELIRAHRADHS, encoded by the coding sequence GTGTCCGAATCCACTCACCACCGCACGCTCGACCTGGGGGCCTTCCCTGCCGACTTCGCCTGGGGCACCGCCACCTCCGCCTACCAGATCGAGGGCGCCGTCGCCGAGGACGGGCGGGCCCCCTCCATCTGGGACACCTTCAGCCACACCCCCGGCAAGATCGACAACGCGGACCACGGCGACACGGCCTGCGACCACTACCACCGCTGGCCCGAGGACATCGCCCTCATGAAGGAGCTCGGCACCGACGCGTACCGGATGTCGATCGCCTGGCCCCGCGTCCTGCCCGGTGGCGACGGCCCCGTCAACGCGGCCGGGCTCGACTTCTACGACCGGCTCGTCGACGCCCTCCTCGCCGCCGACATCACCCCCAACGTCACGCTCTACCACTGGGACCTGCCGCAGGCCCTCCAGGACCGCGGCGGGTGGACCGAGCGCGCCACCGCCGAGCACTTCGCCGCCTACGCCGCCGTCGTGGCCGGCCGCCTCGGTGACCGGGTCACCCGGTGGGCCACGCTCAACGAGCCGCTCTGCTCGGCCTGGATCGGGCATCTGGAGGGGCGGATGGCCCCGGGCCTGACCGACCTCACCGCCGCCGTCCGCGCCTCCTACCACCTGCTCCTCGGCCACGGCCTCGCCACCGCCGCCGTCCGCGCCGCCGTCCCCGGCGCCCGGATCGGCCTCGTCACCAACCACTCCACCATCGCCCCCGCCTCCACCCGCCCCGAGGACGTCGCGGCGGCCCGCCGCGCCGACGGGCACACCAACCGCTGGTGGCTCGACCCGGTCTACGGCCGCGGCTTCCCCGCCGACATGCGCGAGCTGTACGGCGTCGACCTCCCCGAGCGGCCCGGCGACGCGGAGCTGATCGCGGCCCCGCTCGACTGGCACGGCCTCAACTACTACTTCCCGGAGACGGTCGCCGACGACCCGGCGGGGCCCGTCCCGCACGCCCGCGCGGTACGGCTCCCCGACGTGCCGCGGACCGGTATGGACTGGCAGATCGACGCCGGCGGCCTGGAGGCCTTCCTGCTGCGCCTCACCGAGGAGTACGGGGTGCGCGAGCTGTACGTCACCGAGAACGGCTGCGCCTTCCCCGACACCGTCGGCCCCGACGGCCAGGTGCACGACCCGGACCGCACCCGCTACCTGGAGCAGCACCTCGCGGCCTGCGCCCGCGCCGTGCGCAAGGGCGCTCCGCTGGCCGGCTACTACGCCTGGTCCCTGCTCGACAACTTCGAGTGGGCCTACGGCTACGACAAGCGCTTCGGCCTGGTGCACGTGGACTACGCGACCCAGCGCCGGACGGTCAAGACGAGCGGCCGGCGGTACGCGGAGCTCATCCGCGCCCATCGGGCGGACCACAGCTGA
- a CDS encoding carbohydrate ABC transporter permease, which yields MAAPRSFLWTRRIFLTLLTGFVLLPVYVMVSSSLKPLADVSGKFRWIPSGLTVRPYLDIWDTVPLADYFVNSLAVASAATVLSVAVAVFAAYALSRYDFRGKRVFAVTVLSTQMFPGILFLLPLFLLYVNIGNATGIALFGSREGLILTYLTFSLPFSVWMLTGYFDSIPRELDEAAKVDGCGPVGALLRVIVPAASPGIVAVAVYAFMTAWGEVLFASVMTNDTTRTLAVGLQGYATQNDVYWNQVMAASLVVSVPVVAGFLLLQRYLVTGLTAGAVK from the coding sequence ATGGCCGCCCCGCGCTCCTTCCTCTGGACCCGCCGGATCTTCCTCACCCTGCTCACCGGCTTCGTGCTGCTGCCGGTGTACGTGATGGTCTCCAGCTCCCTGAAGCCCCTGGCCGACGTGTCCGGGAAGTTCCGGTGGATCCCCTCCGGTCTCACGGTCCGCCCGTACCTCGACATCTGGGACACCGTCCCGCTCGCCGACTACTTCGTGAACTCGCTGGCCGTGGCGAGCGCGGCGACCGTGCTCTCCGTCGCGGTGGCGGTCTTCGCCGCGTACGCCCTCAGCCGCTACGACTTCCGCGGCAAGCGGGTCTTCGCCGTCACCGTCCTGTCGACGCAGATGTTCCCCGGCATCCTCTTCCTGCTGCCGCTCTTCCTCCTCTACGTCAACATCGGAAACGCCACCGGCATCGCGCTCTTCGGCTCGCGCGAAGGCCTGATCCTCACCTATCTGACCTTCTCCCTGCCCTTCTCCGTCTGGATGCTCACCGGGTACTTCGACTCGATCCCCCGGGAGCTCGACGAGGCCGCCAAAGTCGACGGCTGCGGCCCGGTCGGCGCCCTGCTCCGGGTGATCGTCCCCGCCGCGTCCCCGGGCATCGTCGCGGTCGCCGTCTACGCCTTCATGACCGCCTGGGGCGAGGTGCTCTTCGCCTCCGTCATGACCAACGACACCACCCGGACCCTGGCCGTCGGCCTCCAGGGCTACGCCACCCAGAACGACGTCTACTGGAACCAGGTCATGGCCGCCTCCCTCGTGGTGAGCGTGCCCGTCGTCGCCGGGTTCCTCCTGCTGCAGCGCTACCTCGTCACCGGCCTCACGGCGGGCGCGGTCAAGTGA